In the genome of Chryseobacterium sp. 52, the window CTGAAACTGGTAGATAAAACGATGGGTTTGCGCCGATAATAATAAAGGAAATAATAGCAAAATCAGTTTGTTCATATCTTTAGTTTAATCAAAAATATCAATAATGTTTGAATTGATTAAAATTTAAAACAAAAAAATCCCTTTTCTTTCGAAAAGGGATTTAATATAGTTGCAAAGTTTAATTTTGCTAAAGACTTCAGACTTTCATCATCCATCTTCCGGCAATTATCACACTTTAATTTCTACGTCTACACCTGAAGGAAGTTCTAATTTCATTAGAGCATCAACAGTTTTAGAAGAAGAAGAGTAGATATCCATCAATCTCTTGTGAGCTGATAACTGGAACTGCTCTCTTGCTTTTTTGTTTACGTGCGGAGATCTCAACACAGTGAAGATTCTCTTATTTGTAGGCAATGGAATTGGTCCGTTTACAACAGCACCAGTAGCCTTTACCGTTTTTACGATTTTCTCAGCAGACTTGTCTACCAAGTTGTAATCGTAAGATTTTAATTTTATTCTGATTCTTTGTGACATTTTTCTAATTTAAAAAATTAACCTTTTGCTTTAGCAATGATATCTTCTGCAACGTTCTGAGGAGTTGCTGAATACTTCTCTAATTCCATAGAAGAAGTAGCTCTTCCTGATGAAAGTGTTCTCAGAGTCGTTACATATCCAAACATTTCAGAAAGTGGAACTAAACCTTTGATAACTACGGCTCCGTTCTTCTCTTCCTGGCCACTAATGGTACCTCTTCTTTTGTTAAGGTCACCAATAATGTTACCCATATATTCTTCCGGAGTTACAACCTCCAATTTCATAATAGGCTCCATAATTACTGGCTTAGCAGCACGTCCCGCTTCTTTAAATCCTAATTTTGCTGCCATTTCAAAAGAAAGTGCATCAGAATCGACTGCGTGGAAAGATCCGTCTTTAAGAACTACTTTAATACCTTCAACTTCGAAACCAGCCAAAGGACCGTTTTTCATTGCAGCTTTAAAGCCTTTTTCAATAGCAGGAACAAATTCTCTAGGAACGTTACCACCTTTGATTTCGTTAATAAATTCAAGACCAATTTTTCCTTCTTCAGCAGGTCCAAGTTCGAATACGATATCAGCAAATTTACCTTTACCACCAGATTGTTTTTTGTAAACTTCTCTGTGTTGAGCAACTCTTGTAAGATTTTCTTTGTATTCTACCTGAGGCTGACCCTGGTTAACTTCTACTTTGAATTCTCTTCTCATACGATCTACAAGAATGTCAAGGTGAAGTTCACCCATTCCTGAGATAATCGTTTGACCAGAAGCTTCGTCAGTTTTAACCTGGAAAGTAGGATCTTCTTCAGCTAATTTAGCTAGAGCGTTACCCATTTTATCCTGATCTGCCTTAGTTTTAGGTTCAACAGCGATACCAATTACCGGATCTGGGAATACCATCGATTCAAGAATGATCGGGTTTTTCTCATCACACATTGTATCACCAGTTTTGATAGATTTGAAACCTACCGCTGCACCAATATCTCCTGCTTCAATATATTCTACAGGATTTTGCTTATTAGCGTGCATCTGATAGATTCTTGAGATTCTTTCTTTATCTCCTGAACGCGTGTTCAAGATATAAGAACCTGCATCTAGTCTTCCAGAGTATGCTCTGAAGAATGCCAATCTTCCTACGAAAGGATCGGTAGCAATCTTAAATGCTAAAGCCGCGAAAGGCTCTTTTACGTCTGGTTTTCTTGTGATTTCAAGATCTGTTCTTGGATCAGTTCCTTTGATATCATCTTTATCCAATGGAGAAGGCAAGTATTTACATACTGCATCCAACATGAACTGTACTCCTTTATTCTTGAATGAAGAACCACAAGTCATTGGGATAATAGAAAGATCAATAGTCGCTTTTCTAAGAGCTTCGTTGATTTCTTCTTCTGAAATTGAATCCGGATCTTCGAAGAATTTCTCCATCAAAGTATCATCGTAATCAGCAACAGCTTCAACTAATTTCTCTCTGTATTCCAGAACTTCAGCCTTCATGTCTTCAGGAATTGGCACTACTTCGAAAGTAGCTCCTTGTCCTGCTTCATCCCAGATGATCGCTCTGTTTTTAATTAAGTCTACAACACCTTTAAAATCTTCTTCAGCACCGATTGGTAAAACGATTGGAACTGCATTAGATCCTAACATCGTCTTAACCTGGTTTACCACGTTAAGGAAGTCAGCACCTTGTCTGTCCATTTTGTTTACGAATCCCATTCTTGCTACTTTATAGTTGTCAGCAAGTCTCCAGTTTGTTTCAGACTGAGGCTCTACTCCATCTACTGCAGAGAATAAGAATACCAAACCATCCAATACTCTTAGAGATCTGTTTACTTCTACTGTGAAGTCAACGTGTCCCGGTGTATCGATGATGTTGAAGTGGTAAGGCTTACTTTCAGGTAAAATTTTACCTTGGTCTGTTGGAAAACTCCAAGAACAAGTTGTTGCAGCAGAAGTAATGGTAATACCTCTTTCTGCTTCCTGCTCCATCCAGTCCATTGTAGAAGCTCCATCATGAACTTCACCAATTTTATGGTTAACCCCTGTATAGAATAAGATTCTTTCTGTAGTGGTAGTTTTTCCCGCATCAATGTGCGCAGCAATACCAATGTTTCTTGTAAATTTAAGATCTCTACTCATTTCTAATTAGAATTTAAAGTGTGAGAAAGCTTTGTTAGCTTCCGCCATTTTATGAGTATCAGATTTTTTCTTGTAAGCAGCACCTTCTTCTCTTGAAGCAGCTACTACTTCATTAGCTAATTTCAAAGCCATAGACTTATCATTTCTTTTTTTAGAATAGCTAATTAACCATTTCATTGCCATAGAAATTTTTCTATCAGCTCTGATTGGCATTGGAATCTGGAAGTTAGCTCCACCTACTCTTCTAGAACGTACTTCTACGTGAGGCATAACGTTAGTTAATGCATCTTTCCAGATTTCAAGGGCTGTTTTCTCAGTTTCTCCTTTTTTAGCTTCTACTAGCTCAAGAGCATCATAGAATATTTTGAATGCAATAGACTTCTTACCATCTAGCATCAAGTTGTTTACGAATCTAGTTACCAATTGATCATTAAATTTCGGATCTGGTAACAACGGTCTTTTTTTCGCTTTTGTCTTTCTCATTGCTTCTGTACCTTATTTAATGATTATTTTTTCTTTCCTTTAGCTGGTGCAGCAGCTGCCTGACCTGGTTTAGGTCTCTTAGCTCCATACTTCGATCTTCTCTGTGTTCTTCCACTTACACCTGCTGTGTCTAATGCACCTCTAACGATGTGGTAACGTACTCCCGGTAGGTCTTTCACCCTTCCGCCTCTAACCAATACTATCGAGTGCTCTTGAAGATTATGTCCTTCGCCCGGGATATAGGCGTTGACTTCTTTCCCGTTAGAAAGTCTTACCCTTGCTACTTTTCTAAGTGCAGAGTTAGGTTTCTTAGGGGTGGTAGTATATACTCTCGTACATACACCTCGTCTTTGTGGACAAGAATCAAGGGCAGCCGATTTGCTCTTCTTGGCAAGCGAGACTCTTCCTTTTCTTACTAATTGTTGAATAGTAGGCATTTAATTGCTTTTTATTTTAGGGTGCAAAAATAGGAATATTTTTTTAATCTACAAAAACTTATACAAAAATTAAAATCAAACACTTACATGAAAAAGAGGTAACCTCTGAACTGTCAAATAACAGACCACCGATATACATTGAGAAAATGCAGAAACAAAAAGTGGATTTTCCTTAAGAAGGATAGATTAAATATTTGTAAAATTTATTCTGTTATTTTAACATCAACGTTTTTATTCCAGTTGAAGTTTTTCACATTTTGCTGTAATGAACTATGGATTTTTGGATCTATAGAATAAATAGTTACCTGTTTCAGCCCCAATACGGCATTGAGTCCTTTTACTTCCAGAACAGCAACTTTCTTCCAATTTTTTGGAGTGTGGCCTTCTAGCCAGGCTTCGTAGATTATGGCCAGCTGATAGTGATTCTGTACAGAATATTGGGTCAGAAAATGTTCAAACTTATCATCGAGTCCTTTCTTCTTTACTTTAAAAGGAACCATTTCTTTTGAACCCAGTCCGGCAACATCAAGCAGATGAATATCGGTAAAGTAAC includes:
- the rpsJ gene encoding 30S ribosomal protein S10, encoding MSQRIRIKLKSYDYNLVDKSAEKIVKTVKATGAVVNGPIPLPTNKRIFTVLRSPHVNKKAREQFQLSAHKRLMDIYSSSSKTVDALMKLELPSGVDVEIKV
- the fusA gene encoding elongation factor G translates to MSRDLKFTRNIGIAAHIDAGKTTTTERILFYTGVNHKIGEVHDGASTMDWMEQEAERGITITSAATTCSWSFPTDQGKILPESKPYHFNIIDTPGHVDFTVEVNRSLRVLDGLVFLFSAVDGVEPQSETNWRLADNYKVARMGFVNKMDRQGADFLNVVNQVKTMLGSNAVPIVLPIGAEEDFKGVVDLIKNRAIIWDEAGQGATFEVVPIPEDMKAEVLEYREKLVEAVADYDDTLMEKFFEDPDSISEEEINEALRKATIDLSIIPMTCGSSFKNKGVQFMLDAVCKYLPSPLDKDDIKGTDPRTDLEITRKPDVKEPFAALAFKIATDPFVGRLAFFRAYSGRLDAGSYILNTRSGDKERISRIYQMHANKQNPVEYIEAGDIGAAVGFKSIKTGDTMCDEKNPIILESMVFPDPVIGIAVEPKTKADQDKMGNALAKLAEEDPTFQVKTDEASGQTIISGMGELHLDILVDRMRREFKVEVNQGQPQVEYKENLTRVAQHREVYKKQSGGKGKFADIVFELGPAEEGKIGLEFINEIKGGNVPREFVPAIEKGFKAAMKNGPLAGFEVEGIKVVLKDGSFHAVDSDALSFEMAAKLGFKEAGRAAKPVIMEPIMKLEVVTPEEYMGNIIGDLNKRRGTISGQEEKNGAVVIKGLVPLSEMFGYVTTLRTLSSGRATSSMELEKYSATPQNVAEDIIAKAKG
- the rpsG gene encoding 30S ribosomal protein S7, which encodes MRKTKAKKRPLLPDPKFNDQLVTRFVNNLMLDGKKSIAFKIFYDALELVEAKKGETEKTALEIWKDALTNVMPHVEVRSRRVGGANFQIPMPIRADRKISMAMKWLISYSKKRNDKSMALKLANEVVAASREEGAAYKKKSDTHKMAEANKAFSHFKF
- the rpsL gene encoding 30S ribosomal protein S12, giving the protein MPTIQQLVRKGRVSLAKKSKSAALDSCPQRRGVCTRVYTTTPKKPNSALRKVARVRLSNGKEVNAYIPGEGHNLQEHSIVLVRGGRVKDLPGVRYHIVRGALDTAGVSGRTQRRSKYGAKRPKPGQAAAAPAKGKKK